Below is a window of Humulus lupulus chromosome 2, drHumLupu1.1, whole genome shotgun sequence DNA.
TCTCTTGACCATTCCACAGAGAATTTGGTGGATActattttttgtttcttgttTTGTACTACAATGTGAACTTTTTGTTTACATTATTCTCATGTTTCCTGGTAATAGTTAATTGCATTTATACCAATTTTGTAGTTTAGGCAGATATTGGATTTTCTATGGGCATTCAAGGAACTGAAGTTGCAAAAGAAAGCTCAGATATCAGTTGAAGCGGcagctatttttatttttttcttctttaaacaAACATTTATTAGTTATGTTTAATTTCTCTCTGAAGCATGAAAAGTTTCCAAAACATATTAGGACTTTAGAGACTAGTCTTTTTACTAACTTTTAAGTTCGTCTAGACTTTCATGTTGTTGCAAAAAAATAAGTATGATATACTATCTCACAGTAGCTTGGAATGAAAGATATAAACTTTGGAGGATCATTTCATTATCCTACTCTGGTTATATTAAGATAGTATATATGGTAACTTCTTAGGGCTTTCACATACAATGTTTTAATCCTCAGTTTTTCAACATAATGCAGATTGGAGATTTTGCTAATTGTTTGGTGGAGGCTAAAAATGAGATGCAGCACAAGTATGTTGTGATGCTACTTTTAAGAAGCtttgtgatttttttatttagCCTGAGTTTTCATTTTTCTATTCATTGCCAAATTTATCCACATATTTGAGATCAGCAGTACAAATTCATTATTTTCTATTAACTCGTGTTAATTTTGTTGGCAAGAAGTCATATGCAACTTTTAAAACTTTCCTTCTTTTGAACATCATGATTATGTAGCTTGATACAAATCAAACCTTTTCCTCTTTAATTTGATGATGTGACTTTAAGTTTCTAACTTGATGTCATTTTGTATGAAAGGGCTGATCTCATCCAGCGTAAGTTCATTATATTTGGGTCTTCTCTATTTTCTCAAATTATTATCATTGAGCAACTAGCACCTTATTTATCTATTTTTCACCTTGGGTTATTGTGGGTCAGCCTTGGAATTAGCACACTTATTGAATATGTCTACTATTGCATTTTTCCTTTGCTACGAGAAGGTCTCATGGGATTGCACTGAGCCTCTAAATTTATTTTTGCAGATTTTGGCAGACTTGGTTAACTTTCCTTGTCGAATTGTCAAGGGGTGCAAATACTGTAGCAGGGATGCTGCTGCCTCCTGCCTTGTGCAATTAGATTACAAAAAGTATGTTGACAGTACATTTATTTATTAATGGGTGGGTGTTCATTCTCTCCTTAGCAATGTGTGTCAAAATTCACTTGGTCATCTTAATGGGTGGGTgctcttttatttattattgtcaaTGGTAGCATAACACTTGACACTATTTTGTTACTCATGACCTACAATGTACATGACTGTGCTATTACAATTTGAAGCAAAACGTTAGGCATAAGAAACTAAATACGGGGTTGGAAGCGGGTGAAAGAGCTGCATGGTTAGTTAAGCATGAATTTAGGATGGTCTACATTCTACGGCCAGTTAAAGGCTATTTCATGTTTAGGCATGCAAGGTCAAGAAAAAGTGTATTATGAAAGGCCGATTATCTTTTGGCTACATAGAAAACTGTTTGCTTCGTTTATTATGATCTTAAAAGAAACTTTACAAATGTTATATGTTTCTTCATGAATGATAAATAGCATTGGACATATTTGTGTGATCTTCCAGGGAATATTTGGTTGATTTGCTTGAGATGCCAGGAGTATTTAGCCAGCCAGACTCTTCACTTAATAGTGCATTGTCCATTTCAGTTTCTTCACCACTTTTCCATCCTAAATTTAAATCTGTCAAGTAATTACTTTTCTTTGAAACAGAGTTTAGCAATTGTCCATTGATTATATACATGAAtctgtttttctttttaaaaaggaGAAGAGACATCTactttttattttgagtttttttatgTTAAACTTTGAATCTAGTTTGTATTATCTTCATCATTGTTTACATGTTCATATATACTGCATATGAAATTCTTTGTTTTATCACATGAAATCTAGTTTTCGATGCATATTACCTATTAAAAGTAGTTTTGAATGTTgacttatattttctttttttgatTTGGATCATTATgctactttgattttttttttgcctGTGATGTTGATaaatgattttatgttatgttggtgattatgggacctgatgtgctcatatatttgtttttaatatatgctggtatatcaagtgtcataaatgcccataataataagtcatatttcacaacaaggaaaatgggcttttacttcggtttttaagcttgatttactttggttttcgctaaaattcgcaaccgcagtagttcggagcgaagtaaaaactagctaaaaaccgaagtagaatccccactttctacttcggtttttacataataaccgaagtagaaagtgaatatacgctaccatcctgggcactttctacttcggtttttaggtaaaaccgaagtaaaaggtccATAAGTGGATATGTGCGTGGGTGGCCttgtgcacttttaacttcggtttttaggtaaaaaccgaagtggaaggtgcagtttctacttcagtttttacctaaaaaccgaagttaaaagtgcacaagggccgcgtttggctttgccatttttttgcatttttactatctctaaacataatataagggcttgtgcaaccaaacatggccctctccactatgaatttttcacttcgtttttttaaaaaagcgaagtagtatgtaatttttttcaaagcgccaatttcaaaagcgaagtaaaagagtttgaaaatgtttttacttcgctttttttgtatgctcactataaaaaccgaagtaaaaacctatatttctagtagtgtttTATGAAATcattatgatgattaaattggggataaTTATTGTATTGAGATTAATTATATTTTCCCATTGTTGCCAACCCGAACCCCACCTCCAACCATCATCGTTGTCCACGTCACAAAGCCATCATCGACATTCACAAGTTCGAGAAAAAGGATGTTCTCGTGTAATAATCTCAAAGTGACGTATAGACTTgttgatattttttatgaaatgtaattACTTTAACACTCATCtttaataagcaatgaatattttataatatgcgtatgtttattttattattaatgttaaataatttatttgagttCGGTTCGGTAGTCACAAGATGATTGTATtgtttttttctagtttatttttaatgtagaatatttataaataactgttattatcttttactTACACAACTATTAAATTTGACCAAAATATAAATTAtgtaacaaaccaataaaatcaTGCTATGTGAGCTAATAAAATGACCCCATGTGGTCCAATAATATTGTGCCACGTTAAACAATAAAAATGATGCCACGTGGTCTATATCAAATGATGACATATGTACTAATTATCAAACGACACGTGGACAAATTATTGTTTGACACATGGAGTAACAACAAGATGCCATGTGGCAGTATTGACGTATGCCACGTGTATGCTACTATGGAAGCCATGTCAGCAGACACGTAGGATGACAAGTTATCAAACACatcatctgatgactcatcaaataacttagtggggtccactgattcttttacttACCAGTAtcaataagtgtaggtaaagactctttccctactaacctttacctaccagtctctaccaattcaatattggtaggtaaaccatattacccaccattagcctacacttacaattggtaggtaaagaccccattttcttgtagttttgtattcccgaggctcgtcgaaacgttcgtgcgaagttacgtgtttttggTATTTCCCATGTGGCGATTTAttgcccctagagctgcgatatatcgacataaactgaaatattatacacgtaattgcactttttcagcctaatttgaactgagtaaacagctttgattgagtcatataacgattttaaagctgctggcagattctggggttttcaaatatttctcttataaaactattcctaaaaaatacttaatttttcaataaacatgcacatgacaagtgtcatgatcttattagttctatctaaaccttatgatataataatatcatcttcataatcagctatattaatcaaaccttatgttataattaatattcttaaactataggttaaacttataaaatctataattgttgctacgagtgtccaactaagtcctggcttgaaccaaaatccacagcaataaacatactataactactactagctattactactactactactatctaactagctaagtataattcttggactctacaattctcccctactaaaaataattttgtcctcgaaattttacttaccaaacaattccggataccgggctaacatgtgctcctccaactcccacgttgcctcccgtacaaaactattactccatatgactttgactatcggaatactcttggaccgtaactgcttcatccctctatctaggatgctaaccggtcgttcctcataactcaagtctttctggagtgctatcgtatcgtacttgtggacgtgagatgggtctgacacatactttcgtagcattgagatgtgaaacacattgtggctatctactaGGGCTGGcagtaaggctaatctatatgcaactgctcccactttgtccaatatctcaaaaggacctataaaacggggactaagcttgcctttcttcccaaactgcttcacacctttcataggagatatcttcaggaagacttgatctccaactttgaattccacatcacgtggcatccgcatagcttttctgatggctttgagcagcgagcatacgctttctaatcagcactactgcttcctgagcttttctaacaacttcgggaccaagaagttgcctttctcctacctcgtcccaatgtaacggcgatcgacaccttcttccataaagtaactcataaggtgccatcccgatcgttgactagtaactattgttgtaggagaactctatcagcggtaagtacttattccacgatcctccgaaatccagtacacaagcgcgcaacatatcttctaaaatctgtatggtacgctcggactgaccgtctgtctgaggatgaaaagctgtactaagacttaacttagtacccatggcttgctgtaagcttccccaaaatcttgatgtaaacatcgatcctctatcccACACTAtagtcttggggattccatgcaatcgtactatctcttggatatagatgtctgcgtattgatccgctgtgtatgaagtcttaataggcaggaaatgagctgacttggttagtctatctatcactacccaagctgaatcatgctgcttatttgttcgtggaaaacctgtcacgaaatctatagctatatcgtcccatttccattctggtatgctaagtggttgcaatatgTATggaggccgctgatgttctgctttcacttgctggcacaccaagcatttagacacaaatttcgttatatccttcttcatccctagccaccaatatattgccttgatgtcgtgagtcatcttggtcgaccctgggtgaactgagtatggggtgttagagaatatatttttatactcaatggaaatattgaaaaaaccaaaatacaactctatgcaaaaaatacaatagacaatgtaattgattaaataaatattacaactcaattgctcaaaatacaagaaaatagaaataagagaaggaagagaattataagaactaaaaccctaaaacaaaagataccaatgaaTATGTAAATTGAAATAGaggaagaggattacaaactcaatacaataataatacaagaagaacaacataatgaaaagatcaatgaaaaaataAACTTTCACACAACCAAATGTGTAGagcagtggggatcaccaacttgaacaaggttcaaaacctttgtccaaaagcttatttccccctattctctaagcactaagggatctctccaggaaatagctctctcgaattatcaagcctctatggtgtattttccaaccaagtgctttgtggatggaaaatggtgtgtcttacaagtgagcattagactcctatttatagagtttgagatacccttttgaatttcaaattccaccaaccccatggctgttacaaatgtttaattggatgtttatggaattaaaatggagatttgggagttatttgggatgttagaatcgTTCAATTTGGaacaaactaaaaaatcatataggttgtcagcctcactggccacgaccaggacttttcagtggccgcggccactagcttctgtcccTCGGGCTGCGGCCAcatgccattttcagcacaaaaaagtcatttttccaaaatgtccaaaatcctttcccacatgattttgtaacctccaaacacctattgggagttaaaaacatgtctccaacagccatatttcatcatggctttgtgaaatccaatctcaaatgtgcaacagataatatacacattattgggtaatatatgggagttacaaatttgtaactgattttgtatctccaaaatatgtcacatttgggcataCACATGtatctaattttgtgactctcaataatttgttacaaagtgtgacaaatcacattttatcacattatttaatctaacattatattatatgaaataatataacattcccccactagattaaataatcatttttttgtaacacttatttaatcaatcaaacattatattaaaatataatattcccccacttgattaaataatcactctctatagaaacatttgcattggtgcataaagtaaaaatTCTTTTGACTTGAATTAGACCTTAGTGTAATtaccacaaagtttgttgaaattttggttgccgaagcattgaaccactatcccttgataacaaactggtgataacacacacacctttgctatgttcacttgagacctcaatgtctcgcttttgcactgttaatggccatgtggACATTCCATTCATAAACTTTTCTTGAGTGTGACtcacaattctcatgaggggcggcaccacccctaggtctatatatgtagaactcttacagtattttgttaccctaaaatacttgtcttttcaagactgagttctattaaaaaatctttcggttttaaccctcattttggtaacacactagtactcatatccaAGATGGGGCAAAATTTGAGtgctactactattcacttgattgacttgttattacctattgaacctaatgctagtttggtgactagtattaagataggttaccatcaaccgtgaatctctttagggagtctaagtcccaccccttgagatgtagaaatgatttcatttgaatcatttcttttctcatgtatgcatactttaaacactctctttattttattcaaactttgttgctagctatagtttgattaaaaaagttacctctttaaaattgtgattttgaccatagtcaacaccccactattttatagtttaatatccaagataaacattttccttgaatattaattctagaaaactctttgtttctaaaattctcctttatgttttaaattgattccttcttgaatcaaaatattacaaataatgactttagacaccaaacatgtctagatttgttcattctatacacatatagccaatgtgatttagaatgtgaattccaaatcatctatttgataagatgaccaaattaatcaattgattaacaacaaaataaattgattaattttggagcattacccccacatttctcacatagtgataataaattatcactttaaaatagaaatctcttcatttctattaagtcatttatcctccaagataaatctagacctatgattctcaaagttcatcatgagtcctctatgccacatgataaactctcaagataaaacctcaatgtttatcttgatttatttacttgctaaagcaagacacactcCTTTCAAATAAACttttacttagtttctttcttttatgtatttcacaaaataaaatgtgaacacaagtgtaatgtgagaatttctcaaacaaataatcacaaattttcatttttagttatctaaataatctcaaaatcacttaaacaacttttgtgtatttcttaagagtctctttgagattcttttgaaaacatcaatttgacatccattgattttctcatcaaaatcaaaatcaaagaaaataaaccctcattgatttatttaaacactttaatttatgttttagtttaaaattatctcctcattgagattaatttaaacaaatcaccatctttaaccaaaacgaataaagttatcttttattcaccattggtgtaaagattcaaaattgcttctccaattttgtaatgtctcctcattgaatatttaagaattattgtcactaaataattctcaaatatatttcatttgaccacactctagactataagtctattgagtcaatatgtcatcccacaattttgaatccactttgatctatttttcttgcaatggcaagacacaaccattaaaagatgtaacccccttaggttcatcttttcttatctcataaaatgagatgctcatcttttaaatgagaaaattttaaattctcaaatgattcttttattcacaaatcacatactaacaataatataggataaaacctattaaaATCTCACAAATGTTTACaagattatatttcaatataatttcacatagttgtcaacatatatgacttatatcatactatcatggctctttattaatatgtaaacataaattacaagtatcatacacatatgatttcatatttctattgattcacaaaatcaatatatttatgcatgtcatatagaactcataaaattgtcattctaataacttatcattatcacataataagacaattctataacatgctaaCATATTACCCAAtcatctactagattatttacatattaatcacatataacaaaaactcaagatattatattatcttctaatctaaccactaaaaaacaaaggagattagaaaacaatgaacctcatttataaacttttcttcttctcctcatttctatcactatatgaaaaccattagatcttctaagaaaaccaaagaagaacattaccttatcttaccatcttttcaaagttggatcctcatatgatctccatggtttctccttccattaaAAAAGGaacataagcttttgattgttagagaatatatttttatactcaatggaaatattggaaaaaccaaaatacaactctatgcaaaaaatacaatagacaaagtaattgattaaataaatattacaactcaattgctcaaaatacaagtaaatagaaataagaggaggaagagaattataagtactaaaaccctaaaaaaaaagATACCAATGAATATGTAATTAGAAATAGaggaagaggattacaaactcaatacaataataatacaagaagaacaacataatgaaaatatcaatgaaaaaacaaactctcacacaaccaaatgTGTAGagcagtggggatcaccaacttgaacaaggttcaaaacctttgtccaaaagcttatttcccctattctctaagaactaagggatctctctaggaaatagctccctcgaattatcaagcctctatggtgtattttccagccaagtgctttgtggatggaaaatggtatggtgtgtcttacaagtgagaattaggatcctatttatagagtttgagatacccctttgaatttcaaattccaccaacccatatggctgttaccaatgtttaattgaatgtttatggaattaaaatggagatttgtgagttatttgggatgttagaactgttcaatttggaacaaactaaaaaatcatataggctgtcagcctcactggccgcggccaggacttttcagtggtcatggccactagcttctgtcccccaggccgcggccacggccacaggccattttcagcacaaaaaagtcatttttccaaaacgttccaaaacgccccaaatcatttcccacatgattttgtaacctccaaacacctattgagagttaaaaacatgtctccaactgccatatttcatcatggctttgtgaaatccaatctcaaatgtgtaacatataatatacacattattgggtaatatttgggagttacaaatttgtaactgattttgtaactccaaaatatgtcacatttgggcacacacgtgtgtctaattttgtgactctcaataatatgttacaaggtgtgaaaaatcacatttgtgtgaaaaatcacattttgtcatattatttaatctaacattatattatatgaaataatataacatggggtactgtgcgcttcttctaaaatcgtcatcttaatcctttgatcatttggcacgcatacccgatccttatatctcaataatccttgacctgatattgagaaatttttggccttaccttctctaactgcatccatatgtgctactagtgtgtcatcatgcccttgcccaatccgtatatcttctagcatatttgattggatagacaagttagccagcttaccgacgactacttctattccggcatttatcagctcctgctgtagcggcttttccaTTTTGGCTAATGATGCTatatttccataactcttcctacttagcgcatcggtaACTActtagctctaaccacctgcactgcctcatgttgagctccttttgagtgaagaagtactttaaacttttgtggtccgtataaatctcacatcgttctccataaagataatggcaccagatttttaacgcaaagaccaccgctgccaactccatatcatgagttggatagcgttgctcatactctttcagctgccttgaggcgtaggctatcaccttgtcattctgcatcaacacacaacccaacccttgcttcgacgcatcacagtagactacaaacatGTCGTTGgatgtcggtacacagagtactgatgctgagcataacttatctttaagcaactggaagctctcttgacacttattagtccagttgaacctttgctgtttccgggtcaggttggtgagcggagtagctatcttagaaaagccatctacgaacctccaataataacctgttaatcccagaaagctccttacttttgacgtgttctttggtcttggccaatccttcacagcctctacctttgatgggtctactgcaattccgtccttggatacaatgtgcccgaggaatgctacttgcgaaagccaaaactcgcacttcttgaacttggcgtaaagttgatgctcctttagtcataaTAAGATCAACCTTAagtgttcctcatgctcgacttcatcctttgagtacaccaagatgtcgtcgatgaacactacgacgaatctatctaagtaatccttaaagaccttattcattaaatccataaacgtggctggagcgttggtaagaccaaaagacataactaaaaactcgtaatgcccataacgagttctaaaagctgtcttaggaatgtcctcttctcgtaccttgagctggtgatacacgaaccatagatcaatctttaagaatacagtcgcacctcggaATTGATCAAAAAAATAATCAatccggggtagtgggtacttattcttaatcgtcaccttattcagctcacgaTAATCTATGttcatccgcatgcttccgtcctttttcttcacaaatagaaccggtgctccccatggcgaatgacttggTCTAGTGAAAACCAAGTCTAGGaattcttgtagctgtgtctttaactccttgagttcgatagatgccatctggtatggtgccttggagataggctcggtgcccgatactaattcgattgtgaagtcaatttcccgagtcggcagcAACCCTAGTAAGTCATCGAGAAATACTTATGGGAAAtctcttacaatgcggacgtcttcaaacttaagtggtgtttcctttaccacatctgtgatgctggctaagaatgcttgacatcctttttctatcatcctttgagctttgagagatgatattagtggggtgcgtagtcctgaacttgtcccatgaagcatagtctctggtcgtcaggagtctcgaacgtcactttcttgcattttcagtcgatggttgcgccatgccttgctagccattccatgcctagtatcacgtcgaagtctttgatctccaattctatcaggtctccttctaattctacgtcctcaatcttgatcggtacgcctcatactatTCGTGGTGATAGAACTACTTTACCCGAAGGCAACTATTTCACAAACCTAATtgtacaaggtttgtctaatttctctatcattcatGACAAGATATACAAGTATGTCGTTCCCAAATCAAgagatactagaacatatactatcgaggataggaatctgacctgtaactgcttgttactagcatgggctcctccctgggtcaaggcaaagactttgttCTGGAACCATCATATTATCCATCTTCTCCtttggcttgagctggggacagtctCTCTTCTGGTGTCCTTCTGACCACGAGCATAGCATTCCTTGGTATTTGCACGACACTcttcaagatgtttcttttggcatttggagcattgcaggtattctacataacctgacctatCACTTGCTCGCATTCTTTTGTCACCATTGGcctgcttactatcaggatgctttctCTTCTGCCTATTATTGTTGCTATACTGGGGATgtggctgagtctgttgtcgttgtagcagctcttccacttgttgtcgtagccagACAATTTCTGTGGTGATGTCTATTGGTGGCGACGGCGGCACACTttgagtagcagtagtagtggtagcacgcGCTCCTCTTCTtcgaactagaggggcttcattgctctcaggagcggcGCTGGAGGCATCGGCattcgtgcgtgcagaccttctgagcgacatcttcaacaaagttctgatagtcgagaaaacatattagaacttgCCCTAATAGACTCTAAGGCAAacacttaatctaaacaaacataactcggacctattaattagatttcttatgaaaattatacaagtcttctttattattagagtgggtttctatacttagaaaaataagccatctttattattttctaagtctgtttctaatcatcctatatgacttaattctcaggctcgaaactcatctttgttccaaagttaaccatattgagggagggctgagatcagtaaaatcgttcccactactatggccccctaactctcaatatagaaactcggttcattgatttgtatccaccctcaccgaacttagtcattatttattaaatttattatttattatgattgtaaaagaaaatcaaactcatacatgttaacaaaataacaatgatattaatttggaaaaaaaaagtttttcactatttacaatcataaaaaaaaaattaaa
It encodes the following:
- the LOC133815832 gene encoding uncharacterized protein LOC133815832; this encodes MGRSSPNDKLLLVQALRKGGEVVAVTGDGTNDAPALHEIGDFANCLVEAKNEMQHKFWQTWLTFLVELSRGANTVAGMLLPPALCN